One window of the Perca flavescens isolate YP-PL-M2 chromosome 16, PFLA_1.0, whole genome shotgun sequence genome contains the following:
- the LOC114570574 gene encoding septin-1: MYRENSDQNKPSALEDDSLISGALIKKRIIQEPILSHGESPSKPTNLVPSSPVDKAQNTNTSSKYDNITCKVKIHSGSPAVYQLIPKKENIESLTRMTLGEKNPNKKNKTILLVGETGTGKSTLINALVNYAMGVEWEDDVWFQIVEEEKRSQSESQTSDVIVYEIFGFEDKTLPYSLTIIDTPGYGDTRGQNHDDIVSQRLLDLFQSKDGVHEINAVGLVLKASENRLNDRLRYIFDSVVYPFGKDMEKNIVALITHSNGRTPKNPLQAVEAAMIKCARNEKNQPVHFLFNNRQDEGRTEDIKDLKRADATTTEGMIQFTKFLEKTAPQNMEETMDVLTERTILTTCIQNLQEKI; the protein is encoded by the exons atgt aTCGGGAGAATTCTGACCAGAATAAACCCTCAGCTTTAGAGGACGATTCTCTGATCAGTGGT GCACTGATCAAAAAAAGAATCATTCAGGAGCCAATATTAAGTCACG GCGAGTCTCCATCTAAACCTACCAACTTGGTTCCAAGCTCTCCGGTGGACAAAGCTCA GAATACCAACACCTCATCCAAATATGACAACATCACCTGCAAAGTTAAGATCCATTCAGGATCTCCTGCTGTCTACCAGCTGATACCAAAGAAAGAGAACATTGAATCTCTGACAAGAATGACTCTTggtgaaaaaaatccaaataaaaaaaacaaaaccatctTACTTGTTGGTGAAACAGGAACAGGAAAATCTACTCTGATCAACGCTCTGGTCAACTACGCCATGGGAGTGGAGTGGGAGGATGATGTCTGGTTTCAGATcgtagaggaggagaagagaagtcAATCAGAAAGTCAGACATCAGATGTGATCGTGTATGAGATCTTTGGTTTTGAAGATAAAACTCTGCCCTACTCTCTGACCATCATCGATACCCCTGGATATGGAGACACCAGAGGACAGAATCACGATGACATCGTCAGTCAAAGATTATTAGACTTGTTCCAGTCAAAGGATGGAGTTCATGAGATTAATGCAGTGGGTCTGGTGCTGAAAGCCAGTGAGAATCGACTGAATGACCGACTGAGGTACATCTTTGATTCAGTGGTGTATCCATTTGGAAAAGACATGGAGAAGAACATTGTCGCCCTCATCACACACTCAAATGGAAGAACACCAAAAAATCCTCTACAAGCTGTCGAAGCTGCGATGATTAAATGTGCCAGAAATGAGAAGAATCAACCTGTTCACTTCCTGTTTAATAACCGCCAGGATGAAGGCAGGACAGAGGACATAAAAGACCTTAAACGTGCAgatgcaacaacaacagaagGAATGATTCAGTTCACAAAGTTCCTTGAAAAAACTGCACCTCAAAATATGGAGGAAACCATGGACGTACTAACCGAGCGCACCATACTGACAACCTGCATCCAAAACCTGCAAGAAAAAATTTAG